The Dioscorea cayenensis subsp. rotundata cultivar TDr96_F1 chromosome 7, TDr96_F1_v2_PseudoChromosome.rev07_lg8_w22 25.fasta, whole genome shotgun sequence genome includes a region encoding these proteins:
- the LOC120264484 gene encoding two-component response regulator ORR9-like, translated as MSVVVAESKYHVLAVDDSLIDRKLIERLLKTSSYQVTTVESGSKALEFLGLNDEQSNNNSTASVSPNNEIEVNLIITDYCMPGMTGYDLLKRVKESSSLKDIPVVIMSSENVPSRINRCLEEGAEEFILKPVKLSDMKKLIPHIIKGKLKEEQQTQQQGINSNKRKAIDETLSADNRPRTRFSNSTTNGLTVV; from the exons ATGAGTGTTGTTGTTGCAGAATCAAAGTACCATGTTCTGGCTGTAGATGACAGCCTTATTGACAGGAAACTAATTGAGAGGCTTCTCAAGACTTCATCTTATCAAG TAACCACAGTGGAGTCAGGAAGCAAAGCTCTGGAGTTTCTTGGATTGAATGATGAGCAGAGCAATAACAACAGCACTGCTTCTGTTTCTCCCAATAAT gAGATTGAGGTCAATTTGATTATCACTGATTATTGCATGCCTGGGATGACTGGGTATGATCTGCTCAAGAGAGTCAAG GAATCATCATCTCTGAAAGACATACCAGTTGTGATAATGTCTTCTGAGAATGTTCCATCCAGAATCAACAG GTGTTTGGAAGAAGGAGCAGAAGAATTCATTCTCAAACCTGTCAAGCTATCAGACATGAAAAAGCTCATACCTCATATAATAAAAGGCAAACtcaaagaagaacaacaaacaCAACAGCAGGGCATCAACAGTAACAAGAGAAAAGCCATAGATGAGACTTTATCTGCTGATAATAGACCAAGAACTAGATTCTCAAATTCTACCACCAATGGTTTGACAGTTGTGTGA